The following coding sequences are from one Triticum aestivum cultivar Chinese Spring chromosome 5A, IWGSC CS RefSeq v2.1, whole genome shotgun sequence window:
- the LOC123108095 gene encoding uncharacterized protein has product MAGKRKADDNLTGTRHPAARRDPTSGDDLAGTSANTAGPTANAAGDGIAGISPDMAFLLEVTSGYGYAAGSSQFDGAARGAGGGSGYRGFSQPPSQGMLRSPLGNPAVGSAPFPYRYHAPTGNGSLAGLTQSQIAGPRQTGTGQPLGHSGSDGPSSAMSCASNVLPQHPEIRYVPPRPVPSYGGATQGQGIAIGHQHQPQLDHRLRQPSSAATAQVARWCRLCPAPATRVYCSAPFCEVCYSRLFVNIIGHCYL; this is encoded by the exons ATGGCGGGCAAGCGGAAGGCCGACGACAACCTTACCGGGACAAGGCACCCAGCTGCGCGGAGGGATCCTACATCCGGCGACGACCTGGCCGGTACATCGGCGAACACTGCAGGGCCGACGGCGAATGCAGCCGGCGACGGCATTGCTGGGATTTCGCCGGACATGGCGTTCCTGTTGGAGGTGACTTCAGGCTACGGCTACGCCGCCGGCTCTTCCCAGTTCGATGGAG CTGCTCGCGGGGCCGGGGGCGGGTCGGGGTACAGGGGATTCTCCCAGCCGCCATCTCAGGGGATGCTCCGGTCGCCGCTGGGCAATCCAG CCGTTGGGAGTGCGCCCTTCCCGTACCGGTACCACGCGCCGACCGGCAATGGTTCGCTCGCCGGCCTGACCCAGAGCCAGATCGCCGGCCCCAGGCAGACAGGAACAGGGCAGCCGCTCGGCCACTCCGGCTCCGACGGG CCTTCTTCGGCGATGTCTTGCGCCAGCAACGTGCTTCCGCAGCACCCGGAGATCCGCTACGTGCCTCCGCGTCCAGTCCCCAGCTACGGCGGTGCGACTCAGGGTCAGGGCATCGCCATTGGTCACCAGCACCAGCCCCAGCTCGACCACCGCCTCCGCCAGCCTTCTTCTGCAGCGACGGCACAGGTTGCTCGATGGTGCCGTCTTTGCCCAGCGCCCGCCACGCGGGTTTATTGCTCGGCGCCCTTTTGCGAGGTTTGCTACAGCCGTCTCTTCGTCAATATTATTGGACATTGTTATCTGTGA